TGAGCAAAAACGGAAGTTACAAAAAATATTGCTAGGATGGAAAAGTAAATGTTTTTCATGACTTTCTTGAACTGTATTTTAAGCCGCTAAGTTACAATTGAAAGATTGTTTCCTAGAATATTTTTATAAATTTTAATGATTGTATTTTTAGTAATTCGCTATTTTTTTTAGTATTTTTAATATCGTGAATTCACCCCATAACATAAAAGGCCGAGGCGCACAACAACGACTTTCCAACTCATTTTCTAAACAAGAATTTAGCACAGAGTGGGACGAGGGGATTGATGAATATACGCATTTAGATAAGCCAAGCACTCAAATATTCTACGAACACCCTAAAAAAATCATTAATAAAGTGAGCAGTCCGGATGTTGGTATGGATTACTCTATAAACCCCTATCAGGGATGCGAACATGGCTGCGTTTATTGCTACGCCCGCAATTCACATGAATACTGGGGTTTTGATTCAGGCTTGGATTTTGAATCCAAAATTATAGTCAAAAAGAATGCTGCTGAATTACTTGAACAAGAGCTTTTAAATCCTAATTGGAAAGTTAAACCTATTGTGCTTTCCGGGAATACAGATTGTTATCAACCACTGGAAAGAAAGCTCAGGATTACTAGAAATCTTTTAAAAATAATGGCAAAATATCGGCATCCTGTGGGAATCATCACCAAAAACACAGGCTTTTTGGAGGACTTGGATGTGCTGGAAGATTTGGCAAAAGATAACTTAGTTAGGGTTATTTTATCCATTACTAGCTTGGATGAAAAGCTAAGATCTGTTTTGGAACCAAGAACCGCCTCTTCAATAAAAAAACTTCAAGCCATTAAAATTTTGAGTGAAAAAGGAATTCCCGTTTCCATTATGAACGCCCCAGTCATTCCCGGTTTAAACCATAGTGAGATTCCAGAAATTATAAAAAAAGCTGCTGAGAATGGCGCTACTGATGCAGGATATACCGTAGTTCGATTAAACGGCAGAATAGCAGAAATTTTTAAAAAATGGCTAAAAACCTATTTTCCTGATCGATTTGAAAAAGTCTGGCATCAAATAGAAAATTTACACCAAGGTAGAGTCAACGATTCAAATTGGGGTCAAAGAATGAGAGGAAATGGTGCTGAAGCCGATATGATTAAACAGCTATTCAATATGGCGAAGAAAAAGTACATGAAGGGTGGAGAAAAGATTGAATTAAACACCTCCGCTTTTAGAAGGGGCGGTGCTTATCCATTATTTTGAGTCTATTCAACTTCGGATAAATCATATTTCCTTAAATTTGAATTATGACTATATTGAAAACCTCTCTTTTAATTCTATGCTTATTAACACCTGAATTTCTACTCGCCCAAAGCACAAATGTGGAATTTCAAGTGAATATGAATGAGCAAATCACGCAAGGAAATTTCGATCCTAATGCAGACTTTGTTGATATAGCGGGTTCATTTAATTCATGGGGAGATCCAGGATTAGTTTTAAGTGATGATGATTCTGATGGGATTTACGTAGCTGAAGCAACATTTAGTATTGGACAACAAATTGAATTAAAAGCCAGAATCAATGGCAGCTGGGATGGAACTGAAGAGTTCCCTGGAGGCGGAGCTAATCGTATTTTCACGATTGAAGAAAATGCCGTGATAGCATTTTGGTATAATGATGAAGTCCCTAATGATGTCCTCCAAGTCGATATTTCTGCCTCTTCAAATTTTGCTATTCCTGGAGAGGTCATTCAATTTATTGACTTATCGAACGGAAGCCCTGTGGCATGGGAATGGAGTTTTGCTGGAGGGAATCCAAGCTCTAGCTCAGAACAAAATCCTATTATTAGCTATGCTAGTGAAGGTAGTTATGATGTTAGCTTGACTATTGAAAATGAAGAAGGGGAATCAGTAACAAAGACATTTGAAAATTTTATCACCATTGGAAATACAGATACCCATTGGTGGAATGAGATGGTCTTTTATGAAATTTTTGTCCGCAGTTTTTATGATGCTGATGGAGACGGAATAGGCGATTTTCAAGGATTAATTCAAAAACTGGATTATTTAAATGATGGAAATCCGACTACTCACAATGACTTAGGCATTAACGGAATATGGCTAATGCCTATTCATCAATCTCCAAGTTATCATGGATATGACGTAACTGACTACAGAGAAATTGAGAGCGATTACGGCACCAATGCCGACTTCAAGGAATTTATAGCGGAAGCCCACGATAGAGGTATCAAGGTAATTATTGACTACGTAATGAACCACAGCTCAAGCGAGCATCCATGGTTTAGAGATTCCAAAAACCCTTCAAATGAAAAAAGAGATTGGTATGTCTGGGAAGAAAACAACCCTGGAGGAAGTGGGCCTTGGGGACAAAATGTCTGGCACCAAAGCAGCGGAGATTATTATTACGGACTTTTTTGGGGCGGAATGCCAGATTTAAATTATGAAAGCCCGGGCGTTAAGGAAGAGATGTTTGACATTTCTACCTACTGGTTGGAAGAAATGAATGTAGATGGTTTCCGTCTAGATGCCGTGAAATATATATATGAAACTGAAGAAGGTTTAGAGGATGTGGAAGAAACATTTCAGTTTTGGAAAGACTTTAGAACTCATTATAAGTCCATAAACCCGAACGCATTCTCAGTTGGGGAAGCATGGAGTTCTACCAATAAAGCAAGAGAATATGTTGGGAATGATGGTCTCGATTACGTCTTTGAATTTGACTTAGCTGGGAGTATCTTAAATGCTGTTAATAACGGGGATTCAGATGGCTTAATTTCAAAAACCGAAGAAGTTATGGGTAGTTATCCCTATCTACAATTCGGAACATTTTTAACCAATCATGATATGAATAGAGTGATGAATGTTTTAGACGAGGACGTATCAAAGGCCAAATTAGGAGCTGAATTATTGTTGACTTTGCCTGGGATTCCCTATCTCTACTATGGAGAAGAAATCGGGATGCTGGGTCAAAAACCAGATGAAGATATTCGTCTACCTATGCAATGGAGCGATGCTACCAATGCCGGTTTCACCACAGGAAGTCCTTGGAGAGCACCAAAATCGGATTATCCCGATAAAAACATTCAAGGTCAACAAGCTGATCATGAGTCACTTTGGAGAAAATATCAAGAATTAATCGCTACAAGAAATTCTCAAACTGCATTGCAAACAGGAAATTATAGTACCGTCCAAACTAATTCTTCAGATGTATTCAGCTTTATCAGGCAAAAAGATGAAGAACAGATTTTGGTGGTTTCAAATTTGACTAATAATGAAACAAACAATATTAACCTTCAATTAAACAGTTCTAATTTAATGGCTGGAAATTACCAATTAGTGGATTTATTGAGTGGGAATCAAATTGCGGTTACGGTCAGCGGTATTGGTGGAATTGATTTTAATGTGGAGCGCATGGATTCTCGGTCTACCCAGATCTATAAATTTTTAACAACAGCAACTGCAACCACTGATGTTGAATTTATGGTAGATATGAATCAATTAATAGCTGAGGAAGCTTTCGACTCTAATGCAGAATCCGTTATTTTAATTTCCAGTGAAAATGATTTTGGTTCAGAAAATTTGGAACTGAGTGAAACTGAAGAATCAGGAATTTATTCCATTAGGCTATCAGACATTAGGATTGGATCTTCTATTGAATTCAAATTTGGTATAAATAATCCTGAAAATGGAAGGGAAGAATTTCCCGACAGTGATCAATATAGATTTTTCAGATTAAAGGAAGGAACAAACCAAGTATTGAATCAATATAATCAACTAGGAAGCTCCGTTACTTCCAATGAGGAGGAAATAAAACCAGCTCAATCTCTTAAAATTTATCCAAATCCAGCTCAGAGGAATATCAATGTGGAAATTGAAAACCCTGGATTTTCAGCTTCAAAATATCAAATTATGGATGGAAAAGGAAGCATCAAATTAGAGGGGAAAATAACAAATGGTCATAAGCAAATCGACATCCATAATCTCAAGGAAGGACTCTATTTTTTACAAATTATTGGTGATAACAAGAGGATGATTCATAAATTATTAGTGGTTGATTAATTTATTTTCAAAACTATTTTTCCAATATGTTCACTGCTTTCCATCAGCTCATGGGCTTTGGAAGCTTCTGCCAGTGGAAAGGTTTTGAAAATAACAGGTTTAATTTCTCCTGATTCTATTTCCTGTTTTCCTCGGCATATTTTCAAAAGTAACTTTAAACGTTCTGAAAGTAGTATTTCTGTATTTTTGGTTGTCCCTGTTTACTGATTTTAGCAAAAAAGAGTAAATTTCTTAGCCTAAATGCTTCCTTTTTCTTTCATACTTTTTCCATTGATGAAAAAGTATGCAAAAAATCTAGGTAAAATGATGCTTCATCCCACAATGGCCATCGCCTGCCCGCCATTTTACCCTCCAACCCGCTTTTTCGCTTTCTGCGAAAGTAGGGGTGTTAGCCCTTAATAAAATTAAAAATTAATTCAGACATATTTTATCCTTGCTTTAGGCTCTTACAATGAATTTTTAATGTTTTTTTAATTTATTCATTACTTGCATTAACTTAGGTGTCCCGGTTAGGAAGACAGGAGGATGATTCATAAATTATTAGTGGTTGATTAATTTATTTTCAAAACTATTTTTCCGGTATGTTCACTGCTTTCCATCAACTCATGGGCCTTGGAAGCTTCTGCCAGTGGAAAGGTTTTGAAAATAACAGGTTTAATTTCTCCTGATTCTATTTTTGGCCAAATGTGTTTTTTAAGATTCTGAGCTATGGTTCTTTTAAATTCAGGAGAGCGAGCTCTTAAAGTCGATCCTGTTATGGTCAATCTTTTCACCATCACTTTTTTCATATTGATAGTGGACTCGGCATTTTTCATAGCATTTATAATCACCAATCTGCCTTCAGAGTTTAAGATGTTAATATTTTTGGCAGTATAATCTCCTCCCACCATATCCAAAATCACATCGACACTTTGTTTTTTATTTTTTAGATATTCTTCAAAATCTTGCCTTTTGTAATTGATAGCCAAATCAGCACCTAATTTTACCGCATAATCACATTTTTCATCTGTGCCTGCTGTGGTGAAAACCTTTCCGCCCATGCTTTTCACCATTTGAATAGCGGTTACACCTATACCTGATGTGCCACCATGCACTAAAAAGTTTTCTCCTTTTTGAAAATTTCCTCTATCAAACACATTTGACCAAACCGTGAAAAAAGTTTCCGGAAGCGATGCTCCTTCTACAAAACTCAATCCTTTGGGAATTGGTAAACACTGTACTGCAGGGGCGATAACTTCTGATGCATAGCCTCCGCCTGCCACCAAAGCACAAACCTTATCGCCAACTTTCCATTGCATCACATCATTTCCAACTTCCTTTATAATTCCTGCCACTTCCAATCCGGGAATATCATCGGGAGCATCTTCTGGAGCAGGATATCCACCCATCCTTTGGAAAACATCAGGTCGGTTTACACCTGAGGCTTTTACTTCTATCAAAACTTCATTGGGCTGAGGCCTTGGGCTATCTCTTTCCTCTAATTGAAGTACTTCTGGGCCTCCTGGACTTTTTATGATTATGGCTTGCATTCTATTTATATTTTTAGAATTGTATCTTTAATGTCGCTCCTACAGAGCTAATGAGTAATGGTTTAGGCATGGTTACCATATGCTAGCTCCTACGAAGCTTCTTTGCAGGTTATTACTATAGCTGGCTGATATAATTATTTACAACTTCTTTATAGTTTAAAAATCAAAACTGACCTATTCATAACTTAACCTGCCAAATTGAAACCCTAGCCAACTATTTCCCCATTGGGGTTAGAGGGCTAAAAAGGATACCCGATCCCGAAATTCCAATTGATATTTTCTTCCCTCCAAGCTTTATTTCCTAACTCAAAACGGTCTTGCCATTGGAAACCATCAGGGCCAGGTTTTCGAATTGGCGTGGCCACATCCAATCTGATTACGAAAAATTCAATATCCAATCTTAAACCAATTCCAGAGCCTATTGCCATTTCATTCATCCAATTGGAAGTGAATTGACCATTTCGCCCATCTTCATTTTTGAGCCATACATTTCCAGCATCTGTAAAAACAGCTCCCTTTAAATATGATACTAGTGGAAATCGGTATTCCAAATTGGCCTCTATTTTAATATCTCCCGCTTGGTCAAAAAAGCTAGAGCCACTAGTTCTATCATCGGGCTGGTAAGCTCCTGGCCCTAAACTCCTGATTCGAAAAGCACGGACAGAATTGGGACCTCCCGAAAAATATTGCTTTGAGTAAGGAAGGCTAACTGAATTGCCGTATGGCAAACCAATCCCCACAAAAGCTCTACTTACAAAACGACTTTCTGTTCCAATACTTTGGTAGTTTCTGATATCAAAATCAAAGCGAGAAAATTGGGCATAGCTTTGACCCCAGAATTTTTTATTGTCTCCTGTTACACCTCCAACATTTTGAGCTAAAGCCAATGCATTTCCTGAAAAATCAGCGCTGAATGCAAAATAGAATCGGTTGCGCTTAATGTTTCTCACCAATTGGCTCCATTGAAAGCTGTAGTTCAAGCCAGGTATGAATTGTTGCTCAAAGCTTCTAGCCAAAAATGGATTACTCTCAAGTAATTCCTCAAAAGCCTCACTTTCATTCCCTAAATTAATGTAATTTATTGATATTGGATTTAAACTATGAGTAACGAAAATATTGGGATTCCATTCGAAACCATAAACTGCTAAGAACGAATTCAGATTAAACCATTGGGAACGATTTAATAGATCGTAAGAGAGCTTAAACTTTGTTTTAGGAACGGAATACCTAAACTTCCCCGCAATTGGGAATGGAGAAATCATCCTGGGCACAATGAGTTCTCCCAAAACACCAGTTTCAAAGCTATTTAAACCGGTATTGACATCCCCTCCTGTCAACTGTGCTTCATAACCGACCTTTGTCGTTATTCTCAAGGCTTCTCCTCCTTTGAAAAGGTTTCGATTCAAATACTCAAAATTCAAATTTGGCCCTGCGAAATTATTGGACTTGCTAACGGCTTGGAGTTCAGAACGAAAAGACCTTTTACTTAATGGGGACAAGTATATATTGGCATTTAGCTTGCCTGTGTTATTCTCAATGGTACTATCTTCCTGATAGCGAATATTTATAAATCGATAAGTTTTGAGAGAATTCAACCTCTTGTTAGTCCATTTTTCATTTTCTGGATCGTAATAATCACCTTCCCGGAAAAACAAATAAGGATAAAGTCGATCTGGCCTAAAAAATATTTCCGGTTGAATGAATTCCACTCCATTGATAACTGTCGTATCTGAGCCCATTCCTTCTTCAGATGTGTTTAGAGAGTATTTAGGATATACCTTGATGTTTTTTATCTCAAATGGAACCAGAGCCAATTCTGAAACCTTGTCTTTAACACTTAGCTCTAAAATTGCCTCATTACTGCTTTCCGTATTAAGCGTATCCGCCTCAAAAATTAGATTATTAGAAGTAAAATAGTAATACCCATTGCGTTTTAGATAGTCTGCAATCTCAATCCTTGTTTCTTTTAGTTTTTCTAAAGAAAAGGGAGCTCCACTTTCAATAGGGTTTTCCCTATCTAAATAATTCTGGATTAGGCTATCAACTTTATGTTCTCCAATTTTTTTAAACTCTACGGCCTGAATATGAATTCGGGCTCTTGGGGTGATTTCATATGCAATAAAGCCTGTGTTCTTATTTTCCTTAATTTGATATTCAATTTTGCTGTTGAAATACCCTAGGTTTTCCATCCGGTTCTTCATCAGCTTTTGTACATTATTGGTGTTTACCTTTCCCAATAAAACAGGCTTCTCTCCTATTTTCTTATTTACCCATTTAGCATAAAAACCCGCCTTATTGTTTTCAACTTTTTGATAAGCCCACAATCCCAAACGGATTCCAGCTATCTTCTCATTGGGCTTTGGGTTGTTTACTTCTTCTAAATCTTTAAGTATTTCCTTTTTGTACCTTGCATTTTCTACCTCTCTTACTTTTAGTTCACCACCACTGTATAGTCGTTCACCCTCCTGCAGATACTTGAAGGTTTGACAAGAATAGAAAGCTACTAAAGCCAAGCCTAATACTGCGATATTTAGAAAATATTTTCTCACTCTTCCTTGTCTTCTGTGTCGCTCCAAAGTTCATTAAATTCTTGAAAATCTTTACTGAATTGAATGGAGATTCCTGTAACAACTACTTGCCCGTCAATTAAACCTTCAAATTCGTTTTTTCTATAGCCTCTTAATTTATAACGTCCATCTTCTGTAAGTAAATACTCTACTAAAATATTCCCGATGATGTCGGTAGCTTGCTGTTGAGTCCTTTGTTGCCCTTCTAAATCCACTTGACTACCCACCTCTACTCTAAATCGGTCATTAAATAAGTTTTTACTTAGACTTACATCCAATTGCGTTCTGTCTTGGGCAGTTCCGCTTTGGTAATCTTCATACGAATTTAAATCCAGGTTCAGGTTTACACCTTTAACATACTGATTACTCAATTTATTCAATTGATTACTCAAAATCTGACTAGCACTGTTTCTTGCAATGGCTTCAGAATTTGGACCACCGCTACTACTGCCACTTGGAAAAAACTGATTTAAGACCAAAAGAGAAAATACTTGTTTGTTCAATCTAGTTTCATTGGAATTTATGACCTGGATTTGCTGATAAATGTTTCCACCTAGCGCTCCTCTACTTGCTTCTGGCATATCCAAACCGAATGAAATTTCTGGTTGCGTTAAATTACCGTCCACAAAAAGCTGCACTAAGAAAGGCAGTTTTTGTCTATACTGGGTTTTCACTTGAGCTGAAGAAGAAGATATTTGATCCTCCATAAGGGTATTTACAGGAGTTTCAGTCTTATATAGAGCCGTGATATCCAAACTAGCTTCATAAGGGTCGCCTGACCAGCTGATTCTGCTTCCAGATTCAATATCGAATCTACGTTTTACAAGGTCATAAAGACTCAACTGATAATAGCCGTTATTTACTTCCACATTTCCATTTAAGCTTATAGCGCCATTTTTTCTCAAAATGAAATTTAAATCCGTATCTCCTGAAACAGTTAAATAGTCGCCTCTTCGCTCATCCACTATTACTTTAAATTTGGCATTCTTATCCGTGTTAATAATAGCATTTATTTCAACGCCATCAATATCTGCACTTCTTTGCAGCTCTGCTTCCGCTGCGTTAATGGTATCAGAAGGTTCATATGGCTTTTTGAAAGTAACAATACCTTCTTGTTCGACTACATCCACTTCACTTTCGGGAATGATATAAACTAAGTCTGTCTTATCGTTCAGCCCTACTTTAGCCTGAATTTTAGGTTGATTTAATGTGCCAATCAAATCTATATCGGCATTAAAAAAAGCCTTTCCAAAGAATAAATCACTATTCTCTTTGGTCGTATTTAGCAATTGAAAATTTTCAGCTGATAGTTGGAGATTAAATTGTGGGTTTAGTAAATCTTGAGTGCTGACCTGTCCATTCAATTGCATTTTACTTTGCTGTTCATCTAATAAGGTGAAATTATTCAATTGAATTTTTTCATTCCTTAAAGTGATCTTTTCATTTGGTAGCTTATATGCCATATTCAAATAAGTGAAGTACAAAGACGCCTCCTGAAAATTGAGGTTTCCATCATATTCAAAATCTTCAGTATTTCCACTGAAATCAAAATGTCCTAAAATATTTCCACTTGCTTCCTGAATTAAGCCATCAGAAAAACTGGTTAAGAAAGGAAGGGAAACACTATCCATATCCAATTCAAAATTAAACTCAGGAATTTCAGGATTATTATCAAACCAGCCTTTGCTTCGAAGACTAACTTCTCCTTTGGAACTCAGATCAAATTGATAACGGTTTTCAGATTCTTGCTTTGCATTCACGGATAAATTGCCAACCTCTTCATTAAAAATACTTAGGCTATCCAAATTCAAAGATGCCGAAAAAGCCATAAGATTAGATAAATTTTCCAACTCGATCCCTCCTTTCAAAATACCCTTTACTGGACTCTCTTCAGCATTGATGACAGCAAAAAAGTTTTCAATTTTAAAGTTTTCAAAATTGAGTTGCAGTGCCGTAATTTCATCTTTTAGCTCAGTTTTCAATTGAAATAATTGCTGATTTCGCTCAAAAATTAAATTTTGAATTTGCAAATTAGCCGTATCAAAATAAATTCTATTTTCAGGATTCATGTTCCAATGTTCCGCATTTAGAATTAAGTTCTTAGGCTCTAAAGACCAGAAAAGAGAATCTTCTATACGTTCTGCCAAGGCATCCACATGGAACAAACTGTCTGATGCGGCGTCTTCAACATAAACATTAAATAAAGCTTTTTGGGGAGTAATATCTGCCTTCAAAACACTAGGGTAAATATTTAAATCGCCAGAAGTAATCCGCTGAAAGTTCGTGTTGATGTGAAACTCCTTTTCTGAATTATTAACACTTATACTTAGACTATCCAAATCGATATCCTGATAATGGAAACGAGGAATTTTTAATTGAAAATCAACTATTTCCTTTGCGCTATTATAATTTCCAGTTGCAGTAATAGGATTAAAACTTATATCTAAAGGAAGGAAATCCAATAGATTTTGGCTTTCTTCCGCTGTCAAAGAAACGCTCATGAGCATCGGTCTTTCAGTAGTATCAACCTTGAAAATTCGAGCATTTTGAAATTTAGAGGCATCCAAATCAGCAATTGCCAATTGGTCAAAAGCATGGTTCATTTTTAAATCAAGAGCAATTTTCTCCCATCTAAGTTTAACATCAGCACTGTCTATT
This is a stretch of genomic DNA from Marivirga harenae. It encodes these proteins:
- a CDS encoding PA0069 family radical SAM protein; translated protein: MNSPHNIKGRGAQQRLSNSFSKQEFSTEWDEGIDEYTHLDKPSTQIFYEHPKKIINKVSSPDVGMDYSINPYQGCEHGCVYCYARNSHEYWGFDSGLDFESKIIVKKNAAELLEQELLNPNWKVKPIVLSGNTDCYQPLERKLRITRNLLKIMAKYRHPVGIITKNTGFLEDLDVLEDLAKDNLVRVILSITSLDEKLRSVLEPRTASSIKKLQAIKILSEKGIPVSIMNAPVIPGLNHSEIPEIIKKAAENGATDAGYTVVRLNGRIAEIFKKWLKTYFPDRFEKVWHQIENLHQGRVNDSNWGQRMRGNGAEADMIKQLFNMAKKKYMKGGEKIELNTSAFRRGGAYPLF
- a CDS encoding alpha-amylase family glycosyl hydrolase — protein: MTILKTSLLILCLLTPEFLLAQSTNVEFQVNMNEQITQGNFDPNADFVDIAGSFNSWGDPGLVLSDDDSDGIYVAEATFSIGQQIELKARINGSWDGTEEFPGGGANRIFTIEENAVIAFWYNDEVPNDVLQVDISASSNFAIPGEVIQFIDLSNGSPVAWEWSFAGGNPSSSSEQNPIISYASEGSYDVSLTIENEEGESVTKTFENFITIGNTDTHWWNEMVFYEIFVRSFYDADGDGIGDFQGLIQKLDYLNDGNPTTHNDLGINGIWLMPIHQSPSYHGYDVTDYREIESDYGTNADFKEFIAEAHDRGIKVIIDYVMNHSSSEHPWFRDSKNPSNEKRDWYVWEENNPGGSGPWGQNVWHQSSGDYYYGLFWGGMPDLNYESPGVKEEMFDISTYWLEEMNVDGFRLDAVKYIYETEEGLEDVEETFQFWKDFRTHYKSINPNAFSVGEAWSSTNKAREYVGNDGLDYVFEFDLAGSILNAVNNGDSDGLISKTEEVMGSYPYLQFGTFLTNHDMNRVMNVLDEDVSKAKLGAELLLTLPGIPYLYYGEEIGMLGQKPDEDIRLPMQWSDATNAGFTTGSPWRAPKSDYPDKNIQGQQADHESLWRKYQELIATRNSQTALQTGNYSTVQTNSSDVFSFIRQKDEEQILVVSNLTNNETNNINLQLNSSNLMAGNYQLVDLLSGNQIAVTVSGIGGIDFNVERMDSRSTQIYKFLTTATATTDVEFMVDMNQLIAEEAFDSNAESVILISSENDFGSENLELSETEESGIYSIRLSDIRIGSSIEFKFGINNPENGREEFPDSDQYRFFRLKEGTNQVLNQYNQLGSSVTSNEEEIKPAQSLKIYPNPAQRNINVEIENPGFSASKYQIMDGKGSIKLEGKITNGHKQIDIHNLKEGLYFLQIIGDNKRMIHKLLVVD
- a CDS encoding NAD(P)H-quinone oxidoreductase, with the translated sequence MQAIIIKSPGGPEVLQLEERDSPRPQPNEVLIEVKASGVNRPDVFQRMGGYPAPEDAPDDIPGLEVAGIIKEVGNDVMQWKVGDKVCALVAGGGYASEVIAPAVQCLPIPKGLSFVEGASLPETFFTVWSNVFDRGNFQKGENFLVHGGTSGIGVTAIQMVKSMGGKVFTTAGTDEKCDYAVKLGADLAINYKRQDFEEYLKNKKQSVDVILDMVGGDYTAKNINILNSEGRLVIINAMKNAESTINMKKVMVKRLTITGSTLRARSPEFKRTIAQNLKKHIWPKIESGEIKPVIFKTFPLAEASKAHELMESSEHTGKIVLKIN
- a CDS encoding BamA/TamA family outer membrane protein, giving the protein MERHRRQGRVRKYFLNIAVLGLALVAFYSCQTFKYLQEGERLYSGGELKVREVENARYKKEILKDLEEVNNPKPNEKIAGIRLGLWAYQKVENNKAGFYAKWVNKKIGEKPVLLGKVNTNNVQKLMKNRMENLGYFNSKIEYQIKENKNTGFIAYEITPRARIHIQAVEFKKIGEHKVDSLIQNYLDRENPIESGAPFSLEKLKETRIEIADYLKRNGYYYFTSNNLIFEADTLNTESSNEAILELSVKDKVSELALVPFEIKNIKVYPKYSLNTSEEGMGSDTTVINGVEFIQPEIFFRPDRLYPYLFFREGDYYDPENEKWTNKRLNSLKTYRFINIRYQEDSTIENNTGKLNANIYLSPLSKRSFRSELQAVSKSNNFAGPNLNFEYLNRNLFKGGEALRITTKVGYEAQLTGGDVNTGLNSFETGVLGELIVPRMISPFPIAGKFRYSVPKTKFKLSYDLLNRSQWFNLNSFLAVYGFEWNPNIFVTHSLNPISINYINLGNESEAFEELLESNPFLARSFEQQFIPGLNYSFQWSQLVRNIKRNRFYFAFSADFSGNALALAQNVGGVTGDNKKFWGQSYAQFSRFDFDIRNYQSIGTESRFVSRAFVGIGLPYGNSVSLPYSKQYFSGGPNSVRAFRIRSLGPGAYQPDDRTSGSSFFDQAGDIKIEANLEYRFPLVSYLKGAVFTDAGNVWLKNEDGRNGQFTSNWMNEMAIGSGIGLRLDIEFFVIRLDVATPIRKPGPDGFQWQDRFELGNKAWREENINWNFGIGYPF
- a CDS encoding translocation/assembly module TamB domain-containing protein; its protein translation is MKKTGKIILYILGGILLLLLTFILSLRLPAVQQKITNYATNYVSDKTQTKFEINKLYITFLGAAQIEGLYAEDESQDTLIYAKSILVDVAWKPLLDGDVDVKELALNGIKGRVHNNSADSSFNYQFLIDAFANSDSTSSSEENPKADTTSTTTINVRHILLENIAVSYQDISVQMNTELTLDELDLSFDAFDLDSLIFNIEDFQLTNVQGAYMQGKVFPPTLEDSSESTLPKITIQQLNLNAVDLKYETLFDSLQLETVIDLLDIKNASVDLVRNEIGAENFQNKISLLQMRLPIAADSSELETDSSSAPFEFPDYNIDLKSFDFELKELDIKSTGQSKRKSSFDPSYMQFQDINFHLKNAKYKTQDLGIEKFSFSVLDRNNFQLKELSGGINLNSESANLSNFRVETSNSVLNADANIEFASIDSLFAGSFYKTNFKLDVKLPTTLEVKDAFYFVPELKQDSSLLALSKYPAKLYGKITGSDQQIDLQQFRLLYGNETSLALKAKLQNWQDTEKLSATVESVEIKSEVSDFQYFMPKDYPSHYPQKINLTGNGSYLTGRMKANILAEIDDRSKLKMKGHFNSNQTESYQADIKISDLELAKWLQDSLNFNTADIDIAIKGKGLVPSEMETEAEVSIRNFSYVANQFDTLTMSATLVKNQLEFSSNYSDSIADFDLSADGRIDSIQQKINLKANFNKLDLLALNISDTALWASTQASIKVELDSLHQSLKVYLSETILTSPLQTISFTPLELTAYNAIDSADVKLRWEKIALDLKMNHAFDQLAIADLDASKFQNARIFKVDTTERPMLMSVSLTAEESQNLLDFLPLDISFNPITATGNYNSAKEIVDFQLKIPRFHYQDIDLDSLSISVNNSEKEFHINTNFQRITSGDLNIYPSVLKADITPQKALFNVYVEDAASDSLFHVDALAERIEDSLFWSLEPKNLILNAEHWNMNPENRIYFDTANLQIQNLIFERNQQLFQLKTELKDEITALQLNFENFKIENFFAVINAEESPVKGILKGGIELENLSNLMAFSASLNLDSLSIFNEEVGNLSVNAKQESENRYQFDLSSKGEVSLRSKGWFDNNPEIPEFNFELDMDSVSLPFLTSFSDGLIQEASGNILGHFDFSGNTEDFEYDGNLNFQEASLYFTYLNMAYKLPNEKITLRNEKIQLNNFTLLDEQQSKMQLNGQVSTQDLLNPQFNLQLSAENFQLLNTTKENSDLFFGKAFFNADIDLIGTLNQPKIQAKVGLNDKTDLVYIIPESEVDVVEQEGIVTFKKPYEPSDTINAAEAELQRSADIDGVEINAIINTDKNAKFKVIVDERRGDYLTVSGDTDLNFILRKNGAISLNGNVEVNNGYYQLSLYDLVKRRFDIESGSRISWSGDPYEASLDITALYKTETPVNTLMEDQISSSSAQVKTQYRQKLPFLVQLFVDGNLTQPEISFGLDMPEASRGALGGNIYQQIQVINSNETRLNKQVFSLLVLNQFFPSGSSSGGPNSEAIARNSASQILSNQLNKLSNQYVKGVNLNLDLNSYEDYQSGTAQDRTQLDVSLSKNLFNDRFRVEVGSQVDLEGQQRTQQQATDIIGNILVEYLLTEDGRYKLRGYRKNEFEGLIDGQVVVTGISIQFSKDFQEFNELWSDTEDKEE